A genomic region of Notamacropus eugenii isolate mMacEug1 chromosome 3, mMacEug1.pri_v2, whole genome shotgun sequence contains the following coding sequences:
- the GRIFIN gene encoding grifin isoform X1: MKRRTRVSTPTFPPLSFHSQFEAFCSGGLVPGWSLIVQGQSNSKDDEFEINFLSESGDIAFHFKPRFSNGTLVCNSFQGNRWGEEEIYNVFPLELKQPFEIEIFSDSDFFHVFIQENKVAQYEHRQKPLASITKVQVLNDLRFPLVELSKKRLYLGDGRL, encoded by the exons ATGAAAAGGAGGACCCGTGTCTCTACCCCAACATTTCCCCCACTCTCTTTCCATTCACAGTTTGAAGCCTTTTGCTCAGGGGGCCTGGTCCCAGGCTGGAGTCTGATTGTCCAGGGTCAGTCCAACTCCAAAGATGATGA GTTTGAAATAAACTTCCTCTCTGAGTCAGGTGACATCGCTTTCCACTTCAAACCTCGATTCTCCAATGGCACCTTGGTCTGTAATTCCTTTCAGGGCAATCGTTGGGGTGAAGAGGAAATTTACAATGTCTTCCCTCTGGAGCTAAAGCAGCCATTCGAG ATTGAAATCTTTTCAGATTCAGATTTTTTCCACGTGTTCATCCAAGAGAACAAGGTGGCACAGTACGAGCACCGCCAGAAACCACTGGCCTCCATCACCAAGGTGCAAGTGCTGAACGACCTCAGATTCCCGCTGGTGGAGCTTTCCAAGAAGCGTCTCTATCTGGG AGATGGGAGGCTCTAA
- the GRIFIN gene encoding grifin isoform X2 — protein MPVQFEAFCSGGLVPGWSLIVQGQSNSKDDEFEINFLSESGDIAFHFKPRFSNGTLVCNSFQGNRWGEEEIYNVFPLELKQPFEIEIFSDSDFFHVFIQENKVAQYEHRQKPLASITKVQVLNDLRFPLVELSKKRLYLGDGRL, from the exons ATGCCTGTGCAG TTTGAAGCCTTTTGCTCAGGGGGCCTGGTCCCAGGCTGGAGTCTGATTGTCCAGGGTCAGTCCAACTCCAAAGATGATGA GTTTGAAATAAACTTCCTCTCTGAGTCAGGTGACATCGCTTTCCACTTCAAACCTCGATTCTCCAATGGCACCTTGGTCTGTAATTCCTTTCAGGGCAATCGTTGGGGTGAAGAGGAAATTTACAATGTCTTCCCTCTGGAGCTAAAGCAGCCATTCGAG ATTGAAATCTTTTCAGATTCAGATTTTTTCCACGTGTTCATCCAAGAGAACAAGGTGGCACAGTACGAGCACCGCCAGAAACCACTGGCCTCCATCACCAAGGTGCAAGTGCTGAACGACCTCAGATTCCCGCTGGTGGAGCTTTCCAAGAAGCGTCTCTATCTGGG AGATGGGAGGCTCTAA